AAAAAGGACCCCTCCTGCGCGTGGAGGTTCGTCAGATTCGCAAAGAACGTCTGGGGCTTCGACGGCGAGGATGAGCTTGCTCTCGCGAACGCGGGAATCGACAGGCTCGAGAGCTTCTTCAAAGAGTCGGGCATCCCGATGACGCTCCGCGAACTGAACATTGACGAAGAGCACTTTGAAGAGATGGCGGCGCACGCGAATTTCGGCGGCTACCTCAAAAACGCCTTCGTCGCGCTGACGAACGAAGACATTGTCGAGATATACAGAGCGTGCCTCTGACGCTGAAAGGGGAGTATAATTACGGCTCTTTCGGAAAAAACGAAGAAATACATAAAAGAGAACTGCGCCCGCTCCCTTGAGGGCAGGACCGTGCTGATAACCGGCGCGAACAGCGGTGTCGGCTTCAAGACGGCCGAAACGATGGCGTACCTCGGCGCGTCCGTGATTATGGCGTGCAGGAATCTTGAAAAAGCGTCGGACGCGCGCGAAAAGCTGCTCGCGGACTATCCCGAAGCGGATATCCGCGTGACGCGGCTCGACATGGCGGATTTCGCTTCGATAGACGCCTTTGCGGAGCAGCTGCCGGACGTTGACGTTTTCATCAACAACGCGGGGCTTTTCCACCGCCGCGGCGAGAAGACGAAGGACGGCTTCGATCTGGTGATGGGCACGAACTATATCGGCGTTTATTACCTGAGCGAAAAGATACTTCCGAAGCTCGCGGCGTCGGGGCGCGAGGTCGTGTATATCAACACGATCTCGATCATCCACAAGGTCGCGCGCGTGAAGCTTTCGCGCTTCGACGACAGCCGCGGCGCGTACGCGCGTTCCAAGCTCTGCCTTGCGCGCTATTCGCGCTATCTCGCGGAGAAGTACAAGGATACGAACGTCCGCGTTTATATGGTCCACCCCGGAATCGCGAAGACGCCGATCGCGTCGCACTTCCTCGGCGGGATGGACGCGCTGTCGAAGATCGTGCCGATAAACTCAGCGGAGAAGTCGTCGCTCGCGGCGGCGTGGATACTGTCGCACGACGTTCCCGACGCCGGAGTCGTCGGGCCGAATAAGATATTCGGCGGCTGGGGCTACCCGAAGCTGAACCGCACCTGCCGCAGAGCGAAGCGGGATATAGAGCCGCTCGTGGAATTCACGAAAGAACAGATCGAAACCCGGAGGGCTGCGAATTGATAAAACTTACCGGCGTTACCGAAGATAACTGGCTCGAGGTCGCTTCTCTGACCGTCAGAGACGACCA
This is a stretch of genomic DNA from Clostridia bacterium. It encodes these proteins:
- a CDS encoding SDR family NAD(P)-dependent oxidoreductase; the protein is MLITGANSGVGFKTAETMAYLGASVIMACRNLEKASDAREKLLADYPEADIRVTRLDMADFASIDAFAEQLPDVDVFINNAGLFHRRGEKTKDGFDLVMGTNYIGVYYLSEKILPKLAASGREVVYINTISIIHKVARVKLSRFDDSRGAYARSKLCLARYSRYLAEKYKDTNVRVYMVHPGIAKTPIASHFLGGMDALSKIVPINSAEKSSLAAAWILSHDVPDAGVVGPNKIFGGWGYPKLNRTCRRAKRDIEPLVEFTKEQIETRRAAN